The genomic stretch CCGGCATGGATAAGGTTGACCCACGCTTGCATCCAGTCGCTTTTTTCAATTCCCATATATTTTGTTTACCTAGCAACTGTTTCTTTGTCAACAATAAGCCTTGCCTCTCTGTAACTACGCGGCTTCACCCCCCTCAGCTAAACTGATGAGGAAATGAGGGAAAAAATGAAAAAATATCTCGCCTCCATAACGCTGGCTGCCTGCACATTTTCACCCGCAATGGCCACAGAAGCGCCTGCCTGCTCTCCTCTGGGGATGGATAAAACATCCGTGATGGCATTGCGTGAAGCCGAATTCACCCTTGAGAATGAAGCGAAATATCAAACTCTGGCTATGGATCTCATCGCCTGCCTTGGCCACCCGGACCCTGATCTGCGTGACAAGATCGGATATGAAGGACTGTCAAAGCTCATGCGCGAAAAACGCATTTCAGCTGCGCAGATTGTTGATGTCGGCAAGACACTGATCGAGAAGATAAATGAGCCGGATACAGACGGATTTTTACGACCATTCGCCGCACTGGTATTATCTGAAGTGGCTCGTGCAGACCGAATAGACGATATCCTGACAGCGGGTCAGCGCCAGGTTCTGATTGATGAGGCCACTGCCTATATCAGTGACATCACAGACTATCGCGGGTTTGATGAAGACGAAGGCTGGCGACATGGTGTCGCCCACGGCGCAGACCTGTTGATGCAACTGACCCTCAATGACGCGCTGGACCGGAAACAGATTCTGCAGATACGCGATACTATCGGTGCCCAGATTATGGCTTCAAACGAGCATTTTTACCTATACGGGGAGCCGGAACGACTGGCGCGGCCAATCCTTTTTGCCGCACGCCGCGGACTGATCACCGAAACAGAATGGACGGCATGGTTTGAAACTATTACAGCACCTGCGCCGTTCGACAGTTGGGGGGATGTCTTCTTTTCTCAGGAGGGTCTTGCCAAGAGACATAACCTACGCGGCTTTGCCATGGCAATCTATGTGAATGCGGATGTAAGCAGCAATGAAAATTATAAAGTGCTTTTGTCGGGTGCCTTGGCAACGCTTGGCCAAACCAATTGACTACCCCAGCAACTTAACCATCTGGGTCTGAGTGACAATAGCAGCGAGCTTACCGTTTTCACGCGTAACCCGGGTCTGCCATACTTGGGTCGAGCGCCCAATATGTAAAGGCGTAGCGTCAGCATAAGCGATTTCACCGGCAGGCACACTTCCCATTAAATTCGTTTTACTTTCGATCGTGGTTGTCGTGGCACCACTTGGCAGATTCAGGATCGTGCCCATTGCGCCCAGGTTATCCGCAAGCGCCATAATCGCACCACCATGAAGAATCGGCGTTGCGGTCGTCAGCTCGTCAGAGACGAACAATTCTGCCACTACCCTTTCCCTGGTTGCGTTGGTCACTTTCATTCCAAGCAATTTCGCGAAAGGCGGCGCCATCTGGTTAAAAGCATCTTTCATGTCGTCACTCATATTCAACTCTTCATGTTGGTATTCAGATCATGGCATTTTACTGCTTCAGGAACTGATCCGCACCCAATTCTTCCATCTTGCGGATGGCCTTTGCGGCAGCCGCTTTTGCCACCAAGCGCCCTTCCTCGTCTATCCAGTCCGCCTCAACAAACCCGGTCGTGCGCCCACGACTGATGAGCCGCCCTTCGATGCGGATCAATCCGCGCTTCATGGGGCGAAACATCCGTGTTGTTAGTTCTGTTGTTGTGAACCATTCCCCATCTTCCAGGGCACTTGCCATGGTCATGGATACAATATGGTCAGAGAAGCCTGCGATCCAGCCACCAAAAACACGCGCGCCTTCAATATCGCGTTGCCCCTCATTGGGCCATTCATACAGTGTACGTCCGTAACTTACTTCCTTGAGCCACAAATCCGGTCGAATACCGAGATTTTTCAACCGCGGTGGCATCTCCCACTGGCCGTTGCGCAAAGCGGTGAAGAATTTTTCCTGTTGTTGGGATAAAGCTGTTCTGGTCATTCCTCATTCCTGTTGTGAGCCAATTTCTCCCGATACATGCGGGCAAGTTTTTTAGGTACGATCAGCGTCATTCGATAATGTCAGCGCCAGACAAAGGGCCGAAAACGCAACCAGCGCACCAGCATATCCTACTGCTGGCAGACTCGAGAAGGCGATGACGCTACCGCCAAGGGCTGCTCCCAGTCCCTGGCCGAGGAAAATCATTGAACCATTTAGCGCAAAGGCGACAGTTGCCGCCGGGCCGGCCGCCGCGGCAAGGCGAACCTGCGTGATTGGCGCCATGGCAAACAGCGCCCCGGCGCTGAACACGGTAACCAGTGCGAAAAGCGGGATGTCGATGACACCCAAATCTGCCCTCATCCCCATGACATAAATCATCTGTGTCGCGATTATAACAGCTGCAAGAACGGCGATGGTCTTCCGGGCTGCCATCCCGGCAAGCCGCGCGCCCAAGGCAAGGCCAGCGATACTACCGAGCCCAACAAACACCTGCATTGCCGCAATCGCCCCACCTGTCAGCCCTGTACTCAGGGTCACAACCGGCCCAACAAAGGCAACAGTTGTAAAAGTCGCAATAAAAGCAAGAAGGGTCAGAAGCATCAGTTTCGAATTGGCACCAGAGAGTGCCATCCTGAAAGCACCCGCAGGCGGCGGCGGCGGTAACGGCACCCTCGGGGCAAAAGCCGCTATAGCTGCCAGAACAATCGCCGATATGCAGGCCGCAAACCAAAATGAACCACGCCAGCCAAACAGATCACCAATCACACTGCCCAGTGGTACGCCTAAAAGGAACGCCATCGTGTTGCCCGCAAAAATAATCGCAAGAGCGCTCGCCCGTTTTTCTGGCGCGACGAGCCCGACGGCAATCATCGACGCCAACGGCACCGTTAACGCCCCCAGAAAGCCGGCAGCAATGCGAGCGGCAACAAGAAAGGAAAACCCGGGCGCCAGCGCCGAAGCGATATTTGTCAACAAGACAATGCCCATGACCGTCACCAGCAACAGGCGCCGATCATATTGACCTGTCATTCTTGCCAGCATCGGCCCACCGATGGCACAGGCCACGGCAAAAGCGGTCTGCAACTGCCCGGCAGCAGCGATACTGACATCCAAGTCTGACGCCATCGGCTCCAACAGACCAGTAAAAACATATGCGCTGGTCCCAAAAGCGAAAGGTGCCAGCGGCAGGATATAAAGACGTGGGTTCACTCAGACATACCTTGTTTGATTATCAGACTGGGCTGTGCCCGGCGCAATGTCATGCACAAATCGCAGTCCGGAGAAACCGAAAGCGGGATAGCCGAGGGCAGGACAACCGCCTATACTCATACCCAACCAAAGGAGATTGACCATGCTGAGAAAATGGATCGCTATCATGATGGCCTGCGTGATCCCGGTGACAGTCGGTCCTGTTTCAGCTGAAAGCGAAAGCAACGCCTATGGCTTTTCCTTTGTCAGTCTGTATGGGGAAGATATGCCCCTGGCTCAATACGAAGGCAAAGTATTGCTGCTTGTCAACACCGCCTCACGTTGCGGCTTCACGCATCAGTATGACGCGCTGCAAACACTTTGGGAAACATATCAAGATGATGGATTGGTCGTCATCGGCATACCCTCGAATGATTTCGGCGGGCAGGAACCAGGCTCAGAACAGGAAATCAAAAAATTCTGTGAAGCAAACTTCGGCATCAATTTCCCAATGACCGAGAAGACCGTCGTCACTGGCAGCAACGCACACCCGTTCTATCAATGGATCAGCTCACAAAAGGGTGCCCCGCGCTGGAACTTCCACAAATATCTGATCGGGCGTGATGGTCATCCGGTAGAGGCTTTCACTTCTTCAGTCGAACCCATGTCAGAAACGCTGACCGGCGCCATTGAAGCCCTGCTATGAGTTTCATCAGCTTCACAATGGAATTATACTAATCCAGACGCTGATAGAATGGCTGTTGTCCAGCCGCCGCCGCATCCCGGCTGGGTGCTGGCTGACCGAAACGATCCCGGTAAATCCACATATTGGTCATGACATGCTCGACGAAGTCACGCGCTTCAGGGTTGGGGATTGATTCAAGCAGCAGGAGTTGATCCGTAATACCGGAAGACGCTTTGAACCGACGCAGATTTCCCGGGCCCCAGTTATAGGAAAGTGCCATATCGAAAAGATCCCCGTCCGTGTACCGCGTCAGCAAGCTCTCCACATAGGATTGACCCAGCTGCATATTATAGCCGGGATCTGCCAGGCGGCTGCGCCCTGATCGATATTGCAACGATTGATCACCGGAAACATAGCTTGCTGTACGTGGCATCAACTGCATCAGACCAACGGCCCCAACGCGACTGCGCGCATCTGTCATGAATTTGCTTTCCTGGCGGATCAAACCAAACAGCAAAGCCCGGTCAATGGTAAAACCGCCATTGGGGACAAAATCAGGTACTGGATAAAGCCCTGGTTGTAGTTGGAAATTTTCAGGCCGTTCAGCATCCGAAGCCAATGCCATTGTAACTTGTGCCGCCCATAAGTTCAAATCGAATGCGACAGCCATCAGCGCGACATCATCCGTATCACTCAACTCACCATGGGCCCAGCGCAACTCCTCCTGCGCCTTGCTGTATTGCCCGGCCTGCGCTAGCGCAGCAGCCCGTCTTACACGATCATTTCGCCGCGAGAGGTCTGCCCAGTCAGACGGTGTCAATGCTGGTGAGGCCCAGTTGATACTGGCCTTCCGGCCGAGTTGAGCCAGGGCAAGCTGTCCATAGAATGTGTACGGATATTGTGCTGCGATCTCCAAATTCGGTATAACGCTATCAACCTGCCCTGTTTTCAACGCCCCGCGCGCTGCCCAAAAACCTGCAGCAGAGCGCAGTTCCGGCTCCTGATATGGTACGGATGCCATGCGCGCGAAAAAGTCTGCAGCAACGGCATGATCGCCATCACGCCAATGGGTAAGGCCTGCAATCCAGTAGGCTAGAACAGCGACATCGCCATTGCGCTGTGCAACATCGGTGGCAATCTGTTTCGCCTTGCCGGTTTTTTCATTGTAGAAATAGGATGCTGCAATCCATGAGCGGATACGATCATATTGTGCTGTGGAAAGCTGGCTCCTGTATCTGCCCGCATTGATATAATTCAGCGCTTGTGTTGGCCTGTCATCCTTGTTCAGGAAGCGGATATAATTTTCTATCCGCCTGACCTCCGCCAGATTTGCTGCTGTCGCATAATCCTGCTTCACTGTCGGGTGGAGCCAGCGCTCTTCATCATCCTGCGTGCGCCAGCGGCGCGGTGTCGGGCGCAAAGGACGCGCTGCGCCGGACGGGCGACGTTTTGTCGCCAGCGTGTAAATCGCGTCAGCCCCCGGGTGGTCAGCATAAGCATCAAGCCAGCGCTTGAGCTCTGCAAAGGAAGAACGATAGGCCGTGGGATGCATATAGCGTTGATAGAGTACATGCCCCATCAAGCTCTTGTCAGAGAGCTGCCCGATCAACCGATCCGCTTCCAGCCACTGCCCGGTTTCCTGCACCTCAAAGATACGGGAATAGGCTTGTGCGTCAGCGTCGCTCAGCGGTCGGGCAACCTGCGCTGCAGCAACATGACAAAATGCCATCAGTGCACTGGCCATAATCACGCAAAAACGGATCATTAAACTCTCCCTGTTGAATTTTTCCATTTTACGACAGTTTGCCCCGTTGGCTAGGGTCAGGCCCCGGGTTTGACGCCAGGCTGTCATTATTCGCGTCCATAACTATATCATCCTTGAAGCAGAGCAGGATATTTCCCCATGGCAGAGCATGATGAAGATAACGGCAGTGCAGTGCCCAGCCACCGGTTGTCACGTCTTGCCCGGTTTACCGGCCTTGCCGGCAGCATAGCTGGCAACATGGCTGTTGAAGGGGCGAAGCAACTGGCCCGCGGGGACCGCCCTGCCATGTCCGATCTGTTGCTCACACCTGCAAATGCCCGAAAGGTCGCCGACCAGCTGGCAAATTTGCGCGGGGCCGCGATGAAAGTTGGCCAGCTTCTCTCTATGGATGCCGGTGAGCTGCTACCGCCAGAACTTGCGGACGTCCTGTCTCGCCTGCGCGCCTCTGCTGAACCAATGCCCGCCGCGCAGCTGCGCCGCGTGATGAGCGACAGTTGGGGCCGGGACTGGTTACGAAATTTTTCGCGGTTTGATGTGAAGCCCGTTGCTGCTGCATCCATTGGCCAGGTACACAGGGCCAAGACCCGCGATGGCCGCGATCTGGCCGTAAAAGTTCAATATCCGGGGGTTCGTGAAAGCATCGACAGCGATGTGGACAACCTGGCAACCCTTATCCGGATGGCTGGTGTTCTGCCACAGGGCGTAAATGTTGCACCGCTCCTGACGGAGGCAAAACGCCAGTTGAAAGAAGAGGCGGATTATATTTGCGAAGGCGCATACCTGAAACGATATGGCGACCTTCTGGAAGGCGCGCAGGATTATCAGGTGCCAACCTTCCACGCAGATCTCACAACACAAAACGTTTTGTCCATGGACTATGTTGGGGGAGTGCCCGTGGAAAGCCTGACTGACGCCCCGCAAGAAGAGCGCGACCATGTCGTCACACTACTGATCAACCTGGTCTTCCGGGAGATGTTCGACTTCAACCTGATGCAGACTGATCCGAATTTTGCCAATTACCGTTATGACCGGGAGTCAAGACAACTTGTCCTTCTGGATTTTGGCGCAACACGCGAGATTGATCCTGCTTTTGCCGGGAAATATCGGCAGCTTATGGTCGCAGGTCACGATCGTGACCATGAAGCCATCAAAAGGGCTGCCATTGATATCGGTTTTTTCGATGAAGCAACAGATTTGGCACATCAACAACTGATGGCAGAAGTTTTCGAGATTGGCCTTGAGCCACAGCGTCAGACTGGCCCTTTCGATTTCGGCAGCACAGACCTTGCAGAGCGATTACGCGAGAAAGGCCTGGAAGTGCGCAAGGACCGGGATTTTGCGCACTTACCGCCAATCGATTCGCTTTATCTACACCGTAAATTTGGCGGTACTTATCTGCTGGCCAGTCGCTTGAAAGCCCGGGTGGATGTCAACAGCATTGCCAGTCAGTATCTGTAAGGACGTTCACGCGCGCTGTGCACCAAGCATGATTTCCCGTATGTTTCCGTTGGTCTGGAATGTCAGCCACAAAAGATAGGCGCTCAGGAACAGCATTCCACCAAATGCACCCATCACGGCAAGCAGCAAACCAATCGCAGAGAAATGATGACGCCAAGCAAGCCATGTCGCCGACAGAACAAGAAAGCACATGAAATCCAGATTGAACTGGCCCGGCCAGGCCATCTTTGCCATATCGCCAAAGAAAACGGGAATAAGCCCAATACCATGATTGGAAATAACGCTTCCCGTATAGACCAGTATGGTCAGAAACAGAACGATCAGTAAACCACGAAATGCCATCATGGTGTTCACTCCCTTTTTGTATCAGCAAAGATTACCCCAGCCTGTGGCAAAAGCCATTACCTGCGAGATCATGATTTCTGATCAAAGCCCGGATAAATGGCTGCGCCCGCAGCTATTAGTTCTTCGGAATGCCGCTCATACAGGCTTTTGTATCGGTAGAAGGGCACTTTGGGGTAGAGATGATGAATCAGATGATAGTTCTGAAACAGATACAGCCAGGTAAACAACTGACCGCGCACCCCTTGCGGCGTACCCAGCAGGCGTGAATTATCCAGCGGCGTGCCCACCTCTAGGTCATGATGTGGCGCCCAGTCGAGGATGAATGCCAATACAGGATACACAAGAAACGAGGGCAGTATCCACATCCAGAACACCTCAGCGCCATAGCCGCTCAGTATCAACACTGCCGCGATGGCCATAGGCACGGTTTGCTCAAGCAGACAGCGGGTGAGAAAAGCTGCGCGCGCCGGCATGTCTCGTGTCCACTTGATAACATGGTATTGATAATGCGGATAATGCGTCAGCAGGCGTAACAAAAGCGCAAAAGAATTACGACCTGATATCCAGGCATCCGGATCCTTTTCCGGATCATTTGTATGGGAATGATGGCGCAGGTGAATATAACGGTGCATGGTAAGCGAATGGAATGGTACAGAAAAAAACAGGGTTCCAAAAAAAACATTCAGCCATGAAAGATGCGTGTGACGACCAATGAGACTGTCATGGATGATTTCATGTCCCACAGTATAACCCGCAACAAAAGCTGC from Parvularcula sp. IMCC14364 encodes the following:
- a CDS encoding DUF2785 domain-containing protein; the encoded protein is MKKYLASITLAACTFSPAMATEAPACSPLGMDKTSVMALREAEFTLENEAKYQTLAMDLIACLGHPDPDLRDKIGYEGLSKLMREKRISAAQIVDVGKTLIEKINEPDTDGFLRPFAALVLSEVARADRIDDILTAGQRQVLIDEATAYISDITDYRGFDEDEGWRHGVAHGADLLMQLTLNDALDRKQILQIRDTIGAQIMASNEHFYLYGEPERLARPILFAARRGLITETEWTAWFETITAPAPFDSWGDVFFSQEGLAKRHNLRGFAMAIYVNADVSSNENYKVLLSGALATLGQTN
- a CDS encoding PaaI family thioesterase, which codes for MSDDMKDAFNQMAPPFAKLLGMKVTNATRERVVAELFVSDELTTATPILHGGAIMALADNLGAMGTILNLPSGATTTTIESKTNLMGSVPAGEIAYADATPLHIGRSTQVWQTRVTRENGKLAAIVTQTQMVKLLG
- a CDS encoding PaaI family thioesterase, with translation MTRTALSQQQEKFFTALRNGQWEMPPRLKNLGIRPDLWLKEVSYGRTLYEWPNEGQRDIEGARVFGGWIAGFSDHIVSMTMASALEDGEWFTTTELTTRMFRPMKRGLIRIEGRLISRGRTTGFVEADWIDEEGRLVAKAAAAKAIRKMEELGADQFLKQ
- a CDS encoding MFS transporter; translation: MNPRLYILPLAPFAFGTSAYVFTGLLEPMASDLDVSIAAAGQLQTAFAVACAIGGPMLARMTGQYDRRLLLVTVMGIVLLTNIASALAPGFSFLVAARIAAGFLGALTVPLASMIAVGLVAPEKRASALAIIFAGNTMAFLLGVPLGSVIGDLFGWRGSFWFAACISAIVLAAIAAFAPRVPLPPPPPAGAFRMALSGANSKLMLLTLLAFIATFTTVAFVGPVVTLSTGLTGGAIAAMQVFVGLGSIAGLALGARLAGMAARKTIAVLAAVIIATQMIYVMGMRADLGVIDIPLFALVTVFSAGALFAMAPITQVRLAAAAGPAATVAFALNGSMIFLGQGLGAALGGSVIAFSSLPAVGYAGALVAFSALCLALTLSNDADRT
- a CDS encoding glutathione peroxidase, whose product is MLRKWIAIMMACVIPVTVGPVSAESESNAYGFSFVSLYGEDMPLAQYEGKVLLLVNTASRCGFTHQYDALQTLWETYQDDGLVVIGIPSNDFGGQEPGSEQEIKKFCEANFGINFPMTEKTVVTGSNAHPFYQWISSQKGAPRWNFHKYLIGRDGHPVEAFTSSVEPMSETLTGAIEALL
- a CDS encoding lytic transglycosylase domain-containing protein, with protein sequence MIRFCVIMASALMAFCHVAAAQVARPLSDADAQAYSRIFEVQETGQWLEADRLIGQLSDKSLMGHVLYQRYMHPTAYRSSFAELKRWLDAYADHPGADAIYTLATKRRPSGAARPLRPTPRRWRTQDDEERWLHPTVKQDYATAANLAEVRRIENYIRFLNKDDRPTQALNYINAGRYRSQLSTAQYDRIRSWIAASYFYNEKTGKAKQIATDVAQRNGDVAVLAYWIAGLTHWRDGDHAVAADFFARMASVPYQEPELRSAAGFWAARGALKTGQVDSVIPNLEIAAQYPYTFYGQLALAQLGRKASINWASPALTPSDWADLSRRNDRVRRAAALAQAGQYSKAQEELRWAHGELSDTDDVALMAVAFDLNLWAAQVTMALASDAERPENFQLQPGLYPVPDFVPNGGFTIDRALLFGLIRQESKFMTDARSRVGAVGLMQLMPRTASYVSGDQSLQYRSGRSRLADPGYNMQLGQSYVESLLTRYTDGDLFDMALSYNWGPGNLRRFKASSGITDQLLLLESIPNPEARDFVEHVMTNMWIYRDRFGQPAPSRDAAAAGQQPFYQRLD
- a CDS encoding AarF/ABC1/UbiB kinase family protein; this translates as MAEHDEDNGSAVPSHRLSRLARFTGLAGSIAGNMAVEGAKQLARGDRPAMSDLLLTPANARKVADQLANLRGAAMKVGQLLSMDAGELLPPELADVLSRLRASAEPMPAAQLRRVMSDSWGRDWLRNFSRFDVKPVAAASIGQVHRAKTRDGRDLAVKVQYPGVRESIDSDVDNLATLIRMAGVLPQGVNVAPLLTEAKRQLKEEADYICEGAYLKRYGDLLEGAQDYQVPTFHADLTTQNVLSMDYVGGVPVESLTDAPQEERDHVVTLLINLVFREMFDFNLMQTDPNFANYRYDRESRQLVLLDFGATREIDPAFAGKYRQLMVAGHDRDHEAIKRAAIDIGFFDEATDLAHQQLMAEVFEIGLEPQRQTGPFDFGSTDLAERLREKGLEVRKDRDFAHLPPIDSLYLHRKFGGTYLLASRLKARVDVNSIASQYL
- a CDS encoding fatty acid desaturase, producing MSNLGLLVNLRADAKQETGRFAWVTFWLGVGTLLVIITATALALSGVMPLWLAGMINLAAFVAGYTVGHEIIHDSLIGRHTHLSWLNVFFGTLFFSVPFHSLTMHRYIHLRHHSHTNDPEKDPDAWISGRNSFALLLRLLTHYPHYQYHVIKWTRDMPARAAFLTRCLLEQTVPMAIAAVLILSGYGAEVFWMWILPSFLVYPVLAFILDWAPHHDLEVGTPLDNSRLLGTPQGVRGQLFTWLYLFQNYHLIHHLYPKVPFYRYKSLYERHSEELIAAGAAIYPGFDQKS